Proteins encoded by one window of Marixanthomonas sp. SCSIO 43207:
- a CDS encoding LysM peptidoglycan-binding domain-containing protein has translation MKHFIYIFLVCLLNMGCGTATQQQQQYRSHRVAKGETVFSIAQKYGTTESAIYRLNPDAKNGINTNTIIILPSSASIVSGTNASSEVTFKMHRVKRKETLFSISQQYNVSQDDIKKYNKELYSRQLKKGEKIRIPSATKATNNNNVITSETSENTDTKTHTVQPKETIYGIARKYNTTIAELKNLNPGLDKNISIGTVLNVPDVSGTESATIDSEKYDLYEVQPKEGFYRLKVKLGLSEEEIIALNPFAKEGLKDGMILKIPKENSIAISETKTVVNLEDYITNRSEKNIALLLPFQLREVVSDSTEANEELVRSNSVLRIALDFYSGVLMATEFAKDKGISVNLQVFDTEQSASKVGSIIASNNFKNTDAVIGPLLSKNVDKAAAALRGDQIPVFSPLSNREIRMYPNLFQTVPNDEILKTKMLDYLVEKSVGKNLVVISDSKHTSDKQKITSRIPSAKTISPREGGYLYQRDIASKLVNGEENWVLLVSSDPVLVSNVVGLLNGMPKNFNLRLLTLDKNKAYDYHDVSNMHLSKLNFTFPSVNKNYDFNEKNPFLVSYKNKYGVLPNRYAVRGFDVTYDALLRLASADDMYKASENDFVTEYIENKFQYSNKLLSGYQNNAVYIVKYDENLHFVKAE, from the coding sequence TTGAAGCATTTTATTTATATTTTTTTAGTTTGTTTGCTTAATATGGGCTGTGGTACAGCAACTCAACAGCAGCAACAATATAGAAGTCATAGAGTAGCAAAGGGAGAAACCGTATTCAGTATTGCACAAAAATATGGTACTACTGAAAGTGCTATTTATAGATTAAACCCAGATGCAAAAAACGGTATTAATACCAATACCATTATAATTTTACCAAGTTCGGCTTCAATAGTAAGTGGAACAAACGCTTCATCTGAGGTGACATTTAAAATGCATCGAGTAAAACGTAAAGAAACACTATTCAGTATTTCTCAGCAGTATAATGTAAGTCAAGACGACATCAAAAAGTACAACAAAGAGCTGTACTCTAGACAACTAAAAAAAGGAGAAAAAATACGAATTCCAAGTGCTACCAAAGCTACAAACAATAACAATGTTATAACCTCTGAAACTTCTGAAAATACAGACACAAAAACACATACCGTTCAACCAAAAGAAACTATTTACGGTATTGCCAGAAAGTATAATACTACTATAGCAGAATTAAAAAACCTTAATCCCGGTCTTGATAAAAACATTTCAATTGGTACCGTTTTAAATGTTCCAGATGTTTCAGGAACCGAATCTGCTACAATTGATTCTGAAAAGTATGATTTGTATGAAGTACAGCCCAAAGAAGGTTTTTACAGATTAAAAGTAAAGCTGGGGCTTTCAGAAGAAGAAATCATAGCTTTAAATCCTTTTGCAAAAGAAGGATTAAAAGATGGGATGATATTAAAAATTCCGAAGGAAAATTCAATAGCTATTTCTGAAACCAAAACAGTAGTTAACCTTGAAGACTACATCACCAATAGATCTGAAAAGAACATTGCTTTATTATTACCTTTTCAGCTTAGGGAAGTAGTTTCAGATTCTACTGAAGCAAATGAAGAGTTGGTTAGGTCAAATTCGGTACTACGTATCGCTCTTGATTTTTACAGTGGTGTGCTTATGGCAACAGAATTTGCAAAGGATAAAGGAATTTCAGTTAATTTACAGGTTTTTGATACTGAGCAAAGCGCTTCAAAAGTGGGGTCTATAATAGCTTCAAATAACTTTAAAAATACAGATGCTGTAATTGGGCCGCTGTTGAGTAAAAACGTTGATAAAGCTGCTGCTGCTTTGCGTGGCGATCAAATTCCTGTGTTCTCTCCATTGAGCAATAGAGAGATAAGAATGTACCCCAACTTATTTCAAACGGTACCTAATGATGAAATTTTAAAAACCAAAATGCTAGATTATTTGGTAGAAAAATCTGTAGGTAAAAACTTAGTTGTAATAAGTGATTCAAAACATACTTCAGATAAACAAAAAATCACCTCTAGAATACCTTCTGCCAAAACTATTTCGCCAAGAGAAGGCGGTTATTTGTATCAAAGAGATATTGCTTCAAAGCTTGTAAATGGTGAAGAAAACTGGGTGTTATTGGTTTCTAGTGATCCAGTGCTAGTGAGTAATGTGGTAGGGCTGCTTAACGGAATGCCCAAAAACTTCAACCTACGCCTGTTGACGCTAGATAAAAACAAAGCATATGATTATCACGATGTGTCAAACATGCATTTGTCAAAACTAAATTTTACATTTCCTTCAGTGAATAAAAACTATGATTTTAATGAAAAAAATCCGTTTTTAGTAAGCTACAAAAACAAATATGGGGTTTTACCCAACAGATATGCTGTGCGTGGATTTGATGTAACATATGATGCTTTGCTTCGTTTGGCATCTGCAGATGATATGTATAAAGCTAGCGAAAATGATTTTGTGACTGAATATATAGAGAATAAATTTCAGTATAGTAACAAGTTGCTTTCCGGTTATCAAAACAATGCCGTTTATATTGTAAAATATGATGAAAACCTACATTTTGTAAAAGCAGAATGA